From the genome of Bradyrhizobium sp. ORS 278:
GAGCACACGCTGCTCCGCTGCGGCCGGCATGGCGCAACCTTCGAGATCGACACCGGGCTTTGCAACGCGGGCGCCTGTGCGGGTCAGAGCCTGGAGCCGATCGCGCTCGCCGTCATCGACGGCGAGATCTGCCTCTGCGGTGTCGCGCTGGTCGAGGATGTCAGCTTTCCGGATCCGTTCGACGATCTCGACGACACCATGGAAATCATGATCCATCCGGACTGAGGTGTTCCTCTATCCGCCCGTCATTGCGAGGAGCGGAGCGACGAAGCAATCCAGGGGCTGCGCCCATGACTCCGATTTGCTTGGCTTCACGAGACCGCCGGCTCGTGCCACAATCAACGGTGTCGTCCCGGCCTTGAGCCGGGACCCACGCTGCGGCCGTTCTGGCTGGCGCGATGTTGACGATGCCCATGCCTCAAACCACATCCTGTGGCTCTGGGTCCCGGCTCAAGGCCGGGACGACAGCAGTGTTTTCCGCACCAGCATCCGCAATGTTGAATCAACTGCGTGCGCGAACCAACGGGCCAACGCCCTCGATCATGGGCTAAAACCCGTCCGCTTTCTTGCCCCAGGGATGGCTGCCCGGCACCAGCTGCGCCTTGATGCCCGCCTTCTCGACATCGGCTTTCGTCTTGAAGAACGTCGCTTCATGCACCAGCGTGCCGTTTTTTGTCGTCACAGCCACATAACGCGCGATCGTGTCGATGTCGCAGAGATAGCCGCCGCCGGGATCGGCGGCGCTGCGCAGATTGCCGTCCCAGTCCACGAAGAAGCCGTCACTCATGTCGTTATCTCCACGTCGAGATCATTCAGAAACGGGTTGGTCGGTGACGAGCTGCGCGTAGGCTCTCGCGACGATCTCCCGGCATTGCAGCAGGCGCGCGAGCTCGGTCTTGCCGATGCTGACGGTCTCGCTGCTGTCGCCGGCGGCGGCGGTTGCCGCCTGCAGTGCCTCGAACAGCGCCTTCTCGAGCTGATAGATGCGCTCGCTGGCGCGCTCCAGATAAGGAACCGGATTGGCGCGGACATTGGCCTCGTGCAATGCATCGAGGCTGAGCAGGGTACGAAACTTTCGCTCGACCTGCCGCTGCTGCCTGCCGAAATCGTGCTCGATCACTGTCATGGCCGGATCTCGGGGGCAGATCGCGCTGCCGCCTTAGCGGCCTGACGCAGCAGCGTCAGGCATTCGAGCGATGCAGCCATGTCGAGCGCGGAGAAGCCGTCCAGCGTCTCGGTGGTGATATCGGCGCCCTTGGCCAGCAGATGCGCGACAACATCGTCCTTGCCTGAGGACGACGCGTACATCAGTGCCGTCGCGCCATTGTCGTTGCAATTGTCGACGTCGATGCCGGCCTCCACCAAGGCATCAATGGCCTCGAGATGCCGGCCGACGCAGGCGAGCCACAGCGCGTTGTTGCCGTCGGCGTTCCGCGCGGCGATGGCCGCGCCGGCGGCGAGCAGCTCGCGGATCACGGTGATATTGCCGAGATGCGCCGCCTTCATCAGCGGTGTCGTCCGGTTGTCGATGATGGCATCGACGTCGTCGGCCGGAAAACCCTGGGCAGTGAGCCACGCCGCCAGAGTCGGGCCGATCTCCGCCGCGCCGTTGCGTGCCGGAAAGCGCAGCCGCCACGCCTCATAGCCGCCGTCGAGACTGTAGACCTCCGTGAAGCCGAAATCAGAGAACGTCTGCGCATATTCCTGGCTTGCATGGCCGTGATAGCAATAGATCAGGATCGCCGTCCGCCTGTTCGTGCCGGCGATCAATTCGGAGAGGTTGCGCTGGGTGAGATGTTGCGCGCCGGCCATGCGAGCCGCGTTGAACGAGGCCTGGTCGCGGACATCGAAGCGCAGCACATCGTCGCGCTGCAAGAGCTCCGCCGCGTGCCCGACATCGATGCGCTGGAATGGAATACGCCGTCTCATGGCGAGACTCCTGCTTCGTTGCGTGTGCGCCCGGGATAGGCTTGCAGCGTCGTGATCCGATTGTCGGTGAGGGGACGGCCGACCGTGAAGTGATAGAGTGACTGAAACTGATCTCCGGCGACGCCAAGCATCTCGTGCACGGAGTCGTCGAAATAGCAGCCGATGCCGGTGCCGCGCAGGCCCGCCGCTTCGGCCTCCAGATACAGAGCGTGACCGATCAGGCCTGCCTCCCAATGCAGCTGGCGATAGCGCCAGGAATTGTCGCCGACGAGCGCCTGGAATTCGGCGAGCATCGCCACGGCGAAGCAGCTGTCGCCGGCGATCGCCTGGT
Proteins encoded in this window:
- a CDS encoding Rieske 2Fe-2S domain-containing protein codes for the protein MTEREPDIFVICHTTSIARGEAKAFSLSRIGDNGEARPFPIVIVHTAAGGFVGYVNTCPHEGKWLNIGSGQFFNPEHTLLRCGRHGATFEIDTGLCNAGACAGQSLEPIALAVIDGEICLCGVALVEDVSFPDPFDDLDDTMEIMIHPD
- a CDS encoding ankyrin repeat domain-containing protein; this translates as MLRFDVRDQASFNAARMAGAQHLTQRNLSELIAGTNRRTAILIYCYHGHASQEYAQTFSDFGFTEVYSLDGGYEAWRLRFPARNGAAEIGPTLAAWLTAQGFPADDVDAIIDNRTTPLMKAAHLGNITVIRELLAAGAAIAARNADGNNALWLACVGRHLEAIDALVEAGIDVDNCNDNGATALMYASSSGKDDVVAHLLAKGADITTETLDGFSALDMAASLECLTLLRQAAKAAARSAPEIRP